In Dama dama isolate Ldn47 chromosome 20, ASM3311817v1, whole genome shotgun sequence, a single window of DNA contains:
- the LOC133040783 gene encoding histone H2A type 2-B gives MSGRGKQGGKARAKAKSRSSRAGLQFPVGRVHRLLRKGNYAERVGAGAPVYLAAVLEYLTAEILELAGNAARDNKKTRIIPRHLQLAVRNDEELNKLLGGVTIAQGGVLPNIQAVLLPKKTESHKPGKNK, from the coding sequence ATGTCAGGCCGCGGAAAGCAGGGAGGCAAAGCTCGGGCCAAGGCTAAGTCGCGCTCATCCCGCGCAGGCCTTCAGTTCCCCGTAGGGCGAGTGCACCGCCTGCTGCGCAAAGGCAACTACGCCGAAAGGGTGGGGGCCGGCGCGCCGGTGTACTTGGCGGCAGTGCTGGAGTACCTGACCGCGGAAATCCTGGAGCTGGCGGGCAATGCCGCCCGAGACAACAAGAAGACGCGCATCATCCCTCGCCATTTGCAACTGGCCGtgagaaatgatgaagagctCAACAAGTTACTCGGGGGTGTCACTATTGCCCAGGGCGGTGTCTTACCCAACATCCAAGCAGTCTTATTGCCCAAAAAAACGGAGAGTCACAAGCCTGGCAAGAATAAGTAA
- the LOC133040784 gene encoding histone H2A type 2-C, with translation MSGRGKQGGKARAKAKSRSSRAGLQFPVGRVHRLLRKGNYAERVGAGAPVYMAAVLEYLTAEILELAGNAARDNKKTRIIPRHLQLAIRNDEELNKLLGKVTIAQGGVLPNIQAVLLPKKTESHKAKSK, from the coding sequence ATGTCTGGTCGCGGAAAGCAGGGAGGCAAGGCCCGCGCAAAGGCCAAGTCGCGCTCGTCCCGCGCAGGCTTGCAGTTCCCGGTAGGGCGGGTGCACCGTCTGCTGCGCAAGGGCAACTACGCTGAGCGCGTGGGGGCCGGCGCGCCCGTCTATATGGCGGCGGTCCTGGAGTACCTGACCGCCGAAATCCTGGAGCTGGCGGGTAATGCGGCGCGAGACAACAAGAAAACGCGCATCATCCCTCGTCACCTGCAGCTGGCCATCCGCAACGACGAAGAGCTGAACAAGCTATTGGGCAAGGTCACCATCGCCCAGGGCGGCGTTCTGCCCAACATCCAGGCCGTTCTGTTACCAAAGAAAACCGAAAGCCATAAGGCCAAAAGCAAATAA
- the LOC133040785 gene encoding histone H2B type 2-E, with the protein MPEPAKSAPAPKKGSKKAVTKAQKKDGKKRKRSRKESYSIYVYKVLKQVHPDTGISSKAMGIMNSFVNDIFERIAGEASRLAHYNKRSTITSREIQTAVRLLLPGELAKHAVSEGTKAVTKYTSSK; encoded by the coding sequence ATGCCTGAGCCGGCAAAATCCGCTCCCGCGCCCAAGAAGGGCTCCAAGAAAGCCGTTACCAAAGCCCAGAAAAAGGACGGTAAGAAGCGCAAGCGCAGCCGCAAGGAGAGCTATTCCATCTACGTGTACAAGGTGCTGAAGCAGGTGCACCCGGACACCGGCATCTCGTCCAAGGCCATGGGCATCATGAACTCGTTTGTCAACGACATCTTCGAGCGCATCGCGGGCGAAGCGTCGCGCTTGGCGCATTACAACAAGCGCTCGACCATCACGTCCCGGGAGATCCAGACGGCCGTGCGCCTGCTGCTGCCCGGCGAGCTGGCGAAGCACGCGGTGTCCGAGGGCACCAAGGCGGTCACCAAGTACACCAGCTCCAAGTGA
- the LOC133040789 gene encoding histone H2A type 2-A, with translation MSGRGKQGGKARAKAKSRSSRAGLQFPVGRVHRLLRKGNYAERVGAGAPVYMAAVLEYLTAEILELAGNAARDNKKTRIIPRHLQLAIRNDEELNKLLGKVTIAQGGVLPNIQAVLLPKKTESHHKAKGK, from the coding sequence ATGTCTGGTCGTGGCAAGCAAGGCGGCAAGGCCCGTGCTAAGGCCAAGTCGCGCTCGTCCCGCGCAGGCTTGCAGTTCCCGGTAGGGCGGGTGCACCGTCTGCTGCGCAAGGGCAACTACGCTGAGCGCGTGGGGGCCGGCGCGCCCGTCTATATGGCGGCGGTCCTGGAGTACCTGACCGCCGAAATCCTGGAGCTGGCGGGTAATGCGGCGCGAGACAACAAGAAGACGCGCATCATCCCTCGTCACCTGCAGCTGGCCATCCGCAACGACGAGGAGCTGAACAAGCTGTTGGGCAAGGTCACCATCGCCCAGGGCGGCGTGTTGCCCAACATCCAGGCCGTGTTGCTCCCGAAGAAGACCGAGAGCCACCACAAGGCAAAGGGCAAGTGA
- the LOC133040156 gene encoding histone H2B type 2-E-like, translating to MPEPAKSAPAPKKGSKKAVTKAQKKDGKKRRRSRKESYSIYVYKVLKQVHPDTGISSKAMGIMNSFVNDIFERIAGEASRLAHYNKRSTITSREIQTAVRLLLPGELAKHAVSEGTKAVTKYTSSK from the coding sequence ATGCCTGAGCCGGCAAAATCCGCTCCCGCGCCCAAAAAGGGCTCCAAGAAAGCCGTCACTAAAGCCCAGAAAAAGGACGGCAAGAAGCGCAGGCGCAGCCGCAAGGAGAGCTATTCCATCTACGTGTACAAGGTGCTGAAGCAGGTGCACCCGGACACCGGCATCTCGTCCAAGGCCATGGGCATCATGAACTCGTTTGTCAACGATATCTTCGAGCGCATCGCGGGCGAAGCGTCGCGCTTAGCCCATTACAACAAGCGCTCGACCATCACGTCCCGGGAGATCCAGACGGCCGTGCGCCTGCTGCTGCCCGGCGAGCTGGCGAAGCACGCGGTGTCCGAGGGCACCAAGGCGGTCACCAAGTACACCAGCTCCAAGTGA